Proteins co-encoded in one Streptomyces sp. SLBN-31 genomic window:
- a CDS encoding DUF3320 domain-containing protein, with protein MTNAGGHEGSQEVDRLKGMLESWRTSLVDLSGRNRLLNFRHTKSATLEISTPSAQQLVQSLSRGWDFAPLPDDQSEAGEGVRPRDVVLAKKGDRADGIVTQKTTAPSLQRALNSLRGKATQIFNDYGLWTLNLGVGMLRWREDGAEAGSDAPLVLMPAVIERTRSGRVRLRASDDEEPRLNPALRVKLQQFHIDWTPVAEQDPSDPQAVLSAAARVVADKSGWQVSDRVVLALFASHKESMYQDLLENEGRVLNSDLVRAIALGPSSGLASDRFDFEEIELDRIDDLSPPEDSPLVLDADASQRQAVAAAVVGQSFVLDGPPGTGKSQTITNMIAGLMHAGRSVLFVSEKAAALDVVLDRLRSVGLDSFALALHSHNTSRKAVAQELGRALGEKLLAPQLSQQTLAQAKELRLALSAYAEAMNEVRDPLGLTLHDVLGRVGQLSEAPVAYLSHGDATTTVGEATFRAETLDGEDLRLIIEATKAISNAWEAVADPSFPWRDLRGDLPHPRPVLEQAMAARDSLAAAVDRYRDLTPEGLPAAGQSGVDRLIALLRLLDVRSPVPEAWLTTDAFADEVDDRVDAFLKELRTVQRTSATVLATVGERWQELSTRLKAEVGEAEKMLSRMAPRGLDFAGLTEGRARELAGEFDATADVLERTLRSLTQVSHITGLTNPDGLEEARHLCDVIAVAGTEHRPLEQWLVPEGPALVEAAAVGIAADALSDFFSRREHVIAAQALATAHAGPGWAELGSEVSTERPVNEQALASLEPPGMDIASLTSREAADLARRFDALADVLETAAGDANSVAERLGCGRPKATSDAEDLAMLVDLTTASDRALEAWLDPRALLGVQAAVAEISAAAEELRVAEKAACDTFVPEAVSTPELPEAVQRLAAGRQGLAGMLSSGIRADRKLVAGVTHGGSWRGELYDKLPLLDAWYTAHRKLQSLAATHAEVIGRYRGVDLPDVPVLRKALEHAEAVHALAPETVADPYRRSLLAVHLTDGRNPQPALVDLGASLRDGLAKWRSDLSTPSLAPHAADLIKRPLDDAARWLRAHLAPLRQAVTLLDTVAAVGRRESSPGIEHTLASARRAVAAAHAAQTETAAFAARSTTDRRLLGPWYRGLDTQADDLREDTLHGVTDHESVSDFLRRGLRLTQQQPGPYATEEQREFLGRYAPDGHLITEALCAAWGSARLVACLASDTISDPARRSDLVAVLADGRPQSPEVLAQAKQIRRDLEIWDEFTRQQHVAAVGTALAARPLHRAASWLRAHVEPFEEAADLIRSTARVTERDGGLTLSEARDAVAAVVAARAAEAAFVDNAAVYHSLLGSLYRGVQTDRDEVLDALDWAQKVRRTAHGGHSASLPQAAARLMLAAPADSSIAARADDWSRQREALVGCFGSERAEELRRELAESLPAAESVLSRLDRDPSGPEAWTSCADALTRLRRHHLDGLPHQLARRDVSAEDFPAAIERAVLTSWVEHQLATDQRLQPMRAAERDQLVERFQNADQDMIAAAHAEVIAACNARRPRRTSVGQAAVIRREAEKQRRHMPVRQLLKETGEVVRTIKPCFMMSPLTVSQFLPPNFQFDVVIFDEASQVLPQDAVNSVYRGKALIVAGDQKQLPPTSFFSAGGDGDDGDEWDDDATDSFESILDVCKASGVLHGLPLRWHYRSRHENLIAFSNHDFYDNRMVTFPGALEQGPDIGIEFVKVEGVYDRGGRSDNPIEAAKVAQRVIHHFDTRPTHTLGVVALSKAQADAIEEAVQKARAARPDLDHHFKEGRLDGFFIKNLETVQGDERDVIILSIGYGPDHRGKLLSTFGPINREGGWRRLNVAVTRARRRMEVVASFYGGDLPDSPNKSVQHLKRYLQYAQYGPATLQTEAADPDAAPESPFEEEVIDVLRGWGYEIQPQVGVAGFRIDMAVRHPGAPGTYALGIECDGAMYHSSRAARDRDRLREAVLRDLGWKLHRIWGTDWYRNRRDAMARLRAAVEAACAEDPHAVKVTPPVAGGGGSHDGGDTAETADDFVGTTAEVPVGVGGGPVTPRVEFVTVDDGPVPWSRPYQDVDLDMLAAARERASRERGLWNLELQDPGAIDVVADVALCVVEVEGPVEKEVIYTRVRLAWGLGRAGQVVRDRIDRALRRLLNQGKIVHVGTAYDRPGRPTEFARMPTERCARRVTEVPATERQLVLRNVVEEGPGVQREELLREVARFFGWARLGADIRDSLTGDIDALIAVGDLVEAEGGVMPVDH; from the coding sequence GTGACGAACGCGGGTGGCCACGAAGGCAGTCAGGAAGTCGACCGCCTCAAGGGGATGCTTGAGAGCTGGCGCACCTCACTCGTGGATCTGAGCGGCCGTAACCGGCTGCTCAATTTCCGCCACACCAAGTCGGCGACACTGGAGATCTCGACCCCGTCTGCGCAGCAGCTTGTCCAAAGCTTGTCCCGTGGCTGGGACTTCGCGCCTCTCCCGGACGACCAATCGGAAGCCGGCGAGGGAGTGCGCCCCCGAGACGTTGTCCTGGCAAAGAAGGGGGACCGCGCCGACGGCATCGTCACTCAGAAGACCACCGCGCCGTCTCTCCAGCGCGCGTTGAACAGCCTGCGCGGTAAAGCGACGCAGATTTTCAATGACTACGGCCTGTGGACCCTCAACCTCGGCGTCGGCATGCTCCGCTGGCGTGAGGACGGAGCCGAGGCAGGCAGCGATGCCCCTCTGGTTCTGATGCCGGCGGTCATCGAGCGCACGCGCAGCGGCCGGGTGCGCCTCAGGGCGAGTGACGACGAAGAACCCCGCCTGAATCCGGCCCTGAGAGTGAAGCTGCAGCAGTTCCACATCGACTGGACACCGGTCGCCGAACAGGACCCGTCGGACCCGCAGGCGGTCCTGTCCGCCGCTGCTCGCGTGGTGGCGGACAAGTCCGGATGGCAGGTCTCCGACCGTGTGGTTCTCGCGCTCTTCGCTTCCCACAAGGAGTCGATGTACCAGGACCTGCTGGAGAACGAGGGCCGGGTCCTCAACAGTGATCTCGTCCGCGCGATCGCGCTCGGCCCAAGTTCCGGACTCGCCTCTGACCGTTTCGACTTCGAGGAGATCGAGCTCGACCGGATCGATGATCTGAGCCCGCCCGAGGACAGCCCGTTGGTGCTCGACGCCGACGCCTCGCAGCGGCAGGCTGTCGCCGCGGCCGTGGTCGGGCAGTCGTTCGTCCTGGACGGCCCGCCAGGAACAGGCAAAAGCCAGACGATCACCAACATGATCGCCGGGCTCATGCACGCGGGCCGCAGCGTGCTGTTCGTCAGTGAGAAGGCCGCGGCCCTCGACGTCGTCCTCGACCGGCTGAGATCGGTGGGACTCGACTCATTCGCCCTGGCCCTCCACAGCCACAACACCAGCCGAAAAGCGGTGGCCCAGGAGCTGGGCCGGGCGCTCGGGGAAAAGCTGCTCGCACCCCAACTGTCGCAGCAGACGCTTGCGCAGGCCAAGGAGCTCCGCCTGGCCCTCAGCGCCTACGCCGAAGCAATGAACGAGGTCCGCGACCCGCTGGGACTAACCCTGCACGACGTGCTCGGTCGGGTCGGCCAGCTCTCCGAGGCCCCGGTGGCGTACCTGAGCCACGGTGACGCCACCACTACGGTTGGAGAGGCGACGTTTCGCGCCGAGACGCTGGACGGGGAAGACCTACGCCTGATCATCGAGGCGACGAAAGCCATCTCCAACGCTTGGGAGGCGGTCGCCGACCCGTCGTTCCCCTGGCGTGATCTGCGGGGCGACCTGCCGCACCCACGTCCTGTACTGGAGCAGGCGATGGCGGCGCGGGATTCGCTCGCGGCAGCCGTCGACCGGTATCGGGATCTCACCCCCGAGGGTCTGCCAGCGGCCGGCCAGAGCGGCGTCGACCGCCTGATTGCGCTCCTGCGGCTGCTCGACGTGCGAAGTCCCGTGCCAGAAGCCTGGCTGACCACCGACGCCTTCGCCGACGAGGTGGACGACCGGGTCGACGCCTTCCTCAAGGAACTGCGCACGGTTCAGCGTACGAGCGCCACCGTCCTCGCGACCGTTGGGGAGCGTTGGCAGGAGCTGTCGACCAGGCTGAAGGCCGAGGTCGGTGAAGCCGAGAAGATGCTCTCCCGGATGGCACCGCGCGGCCTCGACTTCGCCGGACTGACCGAGGGGCGAGCGCGAGAACTCGCCGGCGAGTTCGACGCAACTGCTGATGTGCTGGAGCGGACCCTGCGAAGCCTCACCCAGGTCAGTCACATCACCGGGCTCACAAATCCCGACGGCCTTGAAGAAGCACGTCATCTGTGTGACGTGATCGCTGTCGCCGGCACGGAACACCGTCCCCTCGAGCAGTGGTTGGTCCCTGAGGGCCCCGCGCTCGTGGAGGCGGCCGCGGTCGGGATCGCTGCCGATGCATTGAGCGACTTCTTCTCTCGGCGGGAGCACGTGATAGCCGCTCAGGCCCTCGCCACGGCACACGCCGGCCCGGGGTGGGCCGAACTGGGGTCAGAAGTGAGCACGGAGCGGCCGGTCAACGAACAGGCCCTCGCCTCACTGGAACCGCCGGGAATGGATATCGCCTCTTTGACCAGTCGCGAGGCCGCGGACCTGGCCAGGCGGTTCGACGCCCTCGCCGACGTTCTTGAGACAGCCGCCGGGGACGCCAACTCGGTTGCCGAGCGCCTCGGATGCGGCAGGCCGAAAGCGACGTCTGACGCCGAGGACTTGGCCATGCTCGTGGACCTGACCACAGCCTCGGACCGTGCCCTCGAAGCTTGGCTCGATCCCCGCGCGCTGCTCGGTGTCCAGGCTGCCGTCGCGGAGATCTCCGCTGCCGCCGAGGAACTGAGAGTCGCCGAAAAAGCGGCCTGTGACACCTTTGTGCCCGAGGCCGTCTCCACGCCCGAACTGCCCGAAGCCGTCCAGCGACTCGCGGCGGGCCGGCAAGGACTCGCCGGCATGTTGTCCAGCGGCATCCGTGCCGACCGGAAGCTCGTGGCCGGAGTGACGCACGGTGGCTCGTGGCGCGGAGAGCTCTACGACAAGCTGCCGCTCCTCGACGCCTGGTACACCGCGCACCGGAAGCTGCAATCGCTGGCGGCCACTCATGCCGAGGTCATCGGTCGCTACAGGGGCGTCGACTTGCCCGATGTTCCTGTCCTGCGCAAGGCTCTCGAGCACGCCGAAGCAGTGCACGCACTCGCGCCGGAAACCGTCGCCGACCCCTACCGCCGGAGTCTGCTGGCCGTACATCTGACAGACGGCCGAAATCCGCAACCCGCCCTTGTCGACTTGGGTGCGTCGCTGCGGGACGGACTTGCCAAATGGCGATCGGACTTGTCCACTCCCTCGCTTGCACCTCATGCGGCCGACCTCATCAAGCGTCCGCTCGACGATGCTGCCCGCTGGCTCAGAGCTCACCTGGCTCCCTTGCGACAGGCCGTTACGCTCCTGGACACGGTGGCCGCTGTCGGGCGTCGAGAAAGCAGCCCCGGAATCGAGCACACTCTCGCCTCCGCACGCCGTGCGGTTGCTGCGGCGCACGCGGCTCAGACGGAGACAGCTGCATTCGCCGCTCGGTCCACGACTGACCGCCGCCTCCTGGGACCCTGGTACCGAGGACTCGACACACAAGCCGATGATCTGCGTGAAGACACACTCCATGGCGTGACAGATCACGAATCCGTGAGCGACTTCCTTCGCCGCGGTCTGCGCCTGACACAGCAGCAACCGGGACCGTATGCGACGGAGGAACAGCGCGAATTCCTGGGTCGCTATGCCCCGGACGGGCACCTCATCACCGAAGCCCTGTGTGCAGCCTGGGGCTCCGCTCGGCTGGTCGCCTGTCTCGCGTCGGACACGATCAGCGACCCCGCGCGCCGCAGCGACCTCGTCGCGGTGCTGGCAGATGGCCGCCCCCAATCGCCTGAAGTCCTTGCACAGGCGAAGCAGATTCGGCGTGACCTGGAAATCTGGGACGAGTTCACGAGGCAGCAACACGTCGCGGCGGTTGGCACGGCCCTTGCCGCCCGCCCTCTGCACCGGGCGGCGAGTTGGCTCCGAGCGCACGTGGAACCCTTCGAAGAGGCGGCCGACCTCATCCGATCCACCGCCCGCGTTACGGAGAGAGACGGGGGCCTGACCCTTTCAGAGGCCAGGGATGCGGTGGCCGCCGTCGTCGCTGCCCGTGCCGCTGAGGCTGCATTCGTGGACAACGCAGCCGTGTACCACAGCCTTCTCGGTTCCCTGTACCGCGGTGTGCAGACAGACCGTGATGAGGTTCTGGACGCGCTGGACTGGGCGCAGAAGGTCCGCCGTACCGCACATGGCGGTCACTCGGCGTCCCTGCCCCAAGCAGCGGCCCGATTGATGCTCGCTGCGCCCGCCGATTCCTCTATCGCGGCGCGCGCCGACGACTGGAGCCGCCAGCGCGAGGCACTTGTCGGGTGTTTCGGGTCTGAACGGGCGGAGGAGCTGCGACGCGAACTCGCCGAGTCCCTCCCCGCGGCTGAGTCCGTCCTGTCCCGCCTGGACCGCGACCCTTCCGGCCCGGAGGCGTGGACCAGCTGCGCCGACGCGCTGACCCGGCTGCGCCGCCACCACTTGGACGGACTACCCCACCAGTTGGCACGCCGGGACGTCTCGGCTGAGGACTTCCCCGCTGCGATCGAGCGTGCGGTGCTCACCTCTTGGGTGGAGCACCAACTCGCCACGGACCAGAGGCTGCAGCCGATGAGGGCTGCGGAACGCGACCAACTGGTGGAGCGGTTCCAGAACGCGGATCAAGACATGATCGCGGCGGCTCACGCCGAGGTCATCGCGGCCTGCAATGCCCGTCGTCCACGCCGCACATCGGTGGGACAGGCCGCGGTGATCCGCCGGGAGGCGGAGAAACAGCGTCGCCACATGCCCGTACGACAGCTGTTGAAAGAGACAGGCGAGGTCGTACGGACGATCAAGCCGTGTTTCATGATGAGTCCGCTGACCGTCAGCCAGTTCCTGCCTCCGAACTTCCAGTTCGACGTCGTCATCTTCGACGAGGCCTCTCAGGTGTTGCCCCAGGACGCGGTGAACTCGGTCTACCGCGGGAAGGCGCTCATCGTGGCGGGCGACCAGAAGCAGCTGCCACCGACCTCGTTCTTCAGCGCGGGTGGCGACGGTGACGACGGCGACGAGTGGGACGACGATGCCACCGACAGCTTCGAGTCCATCCTCGACGTGTGCAAGGCCAGCGGTGTGCTCCATGGACTGCCGCTGCGATGGCACTACCGCAGCCGGCACGAGAATCTGATCGCCTTCAGCAACCACGACTTCTACGACAACCGAATGGTCACCTTCCCGGGTGCGTTGGAGCAGGGGCCGGACATCGGCATCGAATTCGTCAAAGTGGAGGGCGTCTACGACCGAGGCGGACGCAGCGACAACCCGATCGAGGCCGCCAAGGTGGCCCAGCGCGTCATCCACCACTTCGACACCCGCCCCACGCACACCCTCGGCGTGGTTGCGCTGTCGAAGGCCCAGGCGGACGCCATTGAAGAAGCGGTGCAGAAGGCCAGAGCGGCGCGTCCGGACCTCGACCACCACTTCAAGGAAGGCCGACTCGATGGGTTCTTCATCAAAAACCTCGAAACGGTGCAGGGAGATGAGCGCGACGTCATCATCCTGTCCATCGGCTACGGTCCCGACCACCGGGGCAAGCTGCTGTCGACGTTCGGCCCCATCAACCGGGAGGGCGGCTGGCGACGCCTGAACGTCGCCGTGACCCGTGCCCGACGCCGAATGGAGGTCGTCGCCTCCTTCTACGGTGGCGACCTGCCGGACAGCCCCAACAAGAGCGTGCAGCACCTCAAGCGGTACCTGCAGTACGCACAGTACGGTCCTGCGACCCTTCAGACCGAGGCCGCAGATCCGGACGCGGCTCCCGAGAGCCCCTTCGAAGAGGAGGTCATCGACGTACTGCGCGGGTGGGGGTATGAGATCCAGCCGCAGGTGGGAGTCGCAGGTTTCCGCATCGACATGGCCGTACGGCACCCGGGCGCGCCTGGCACATACGCACTGGGGATCGAATGCGACGGCGCCATGTACCACTCCTCACGGGCGGCCCGCGACAGGGACCGGCTTCGCGAGGCGGTCCTGCGAGACCTCGGGTGGAAGCTTCACCGGATCTGGGGCACGGACTGGTACCGCAACCGCCGGGACGCGATGGCACGGTTGCGGGCCGCGGTGGAAGCAGCGTGCGCGGAGGATCCGCATGCGGTGAAGGTCACGCCGCCGGTCGCCGGGGGTGGCGGAAGCCATGACGGAGGCGATACGGCGGAAACCGCGGACGACTTCGTGGGCACGACGGCCGAAGTCCCGGTAGGCGTCGGTGGTGGTCCTGTCACTCCACGCGTGGAGTTTGTGACGGTCGACGACGGACCTGTGCCCTGGAGCCGTCCTTACCAAGATGTCGATCTCGACATGCTCGCGGCGGCACGGGAGCGGGCGAGTCGCGAGCGTGGCCTTTGGAACCTGGAGCTGCAGGACCCTGGGGCCATCGATGTGGTGGCAGATGTGGCGCTGTGTGTCGTCGAGGTCGAAGGACCGGTGGAGAAGGAAGTCATCTATACCCGGGTCCGTCTTGCATGGGGCCTCGGACGAGCCGGCCAGGTGGTCCGCGACCGCATCGACCGCGCCCTTCGTCGTCTACTCAATCAGGGCAAGATCGTTCACGTGGGGACGGCCTATGACAGGCCCGGCCGTCCGACGGAGTTTGCTCGCATGCCAACGGAACGGTGCGCCCGACGGGTGACGGAAGTGCCTGCAACAGAGCGGCAGCTCGTGCTCAGGAACGTGGTCGAGGAAGGACCGGGCGTTCAGCGCGAAGAGTTGCTGCGGGAGGTGGCCCGCTTTTTCGGGTGGGCACGGCTGGGGGCCGACATCCGGGACTCGCTGACAGGTGACATCGACGCCTTGATCGCCGTCGGTGACCTGGTCGAGGCGGAAGGCGGAGTAATGCCTGTCGACCACTGA
- a CDS encoding AraC family transcriptional regulator, producing the protein MEQALWTRARLGRCGPQLDMLTARFRRHVYAPHAHDEFTIGVCVGGSEIIDYRGGRIRPGPGSIVVLSPGEMHTGGPGNTTDGYSYRALYAEPSLLTEGTLGGFPHFSEPLIDDPDLAAAILRTHTDLGANPDPLEAESRLPWLLTALARRHSTARPATDTIPGAAGIATVVRDRLADELLDPPSLAALAADLDLSRYQLLRAFRTTMGVPPYAWLAQHRVARARGLLESGLRPAEVAALVGFSDQAHLTRWFRRVLGVTPAAYRNSVQDDR; encoded by the coding sequence ATGGAACAGGCACTGTGGACCAGGGCGCGGCTGGGCCGCTGCGGCCCGCAGCTGGACATGCTCACGGCCCGCTTCCGCCGACACGTCTACGCCCCGCACGCGCACGACGAGTTCACGATCGGCGTCTGCGTGGGCGGCTCCGAGATCATCGACTACCGGGGCGGTCGCATCCGCCCGGGACCGGGCTCCATAGTCGTCCTCTCACCCGGGGAGATGCACACGGGCGGCCCGGGCAACACCACCGACGGCTACTCCTACCGAGCCCTGTACGCGGAGCCCTCGCTCCTCACGGAAGGCACGCTGGGCGGCTTCCCGCACTTCAGCGAGCCACTGATAGACGACCCCGATCTGGCCGCGGCCATCCTCCGCACGCACACCGATCTGGGCGCGAACCCCGACCCGCTGGAGGCCGAGTCCCGCCTCCCGTGGCTCCTGACGGCCCTGGCCCGCCGCCACTCCACGGCCCGCCCGGCTACGGACACCATCCCCGGCGCGGCCGGCATCGCCACGGTCGTACGAGACCGCCTGGCGGACGAACTGCTGGACCCTCCGTCCCTGGCCGCCCTCGCCGCCGACCTCGACCTGTCCCGCTACCAGCTCCTGCGCGCCTTCCGTACGACGATGGGCGTGCCGCCGTACGCCTGGCTGGCCCAGCACCGGGTGGCCCGGGCACGAGGGCTGCTGGAGTCGGGCCTTCGCCCGGCCGAGGTGGCCGCGCTGGTCGGCTTCTCGGACCAGGCGCATTTGACCCGCTGGTTCCGGCGGGTGCTGGGGGTGACCCCGGCGGCGTACCGCAACAGCGTTCAAGACGACCGTTAG